The window ACTTTATGTTTTATAAAAAGTTTTACGGCTTCAGGTGTAGAAGGCATATTAGCGCCTTCAGCTACAGCAATGCAGCCATTTTTGATCAATGTTTCCGCGCCTTTTTCGTCAAGCTCGTTTTGCGTTGCGCAAGGAAGGGCGATATCGCATTTAACATTCCAAATAGCGGATGAATCCCCTTCTTTATATTCAGCTGATTTATGTTCCTTTGCGTACTCGCTTATGCGTTTACGCTCAACTTCTTTAAGCCTTTTTATAGTATCAAGATTGATGCCGTGTTTATCATATATGTAGCCGTTTGAGTCGCTCATTGCAACAACTTTACCACCTAACTGAGTTGCTTTTTCATGGGCATAAATAGCGACATTTCCTGATCCGGAAATCACAACCGTTTTTCCTTCAAAGGTTGTGCCGCGGTCCTTTAGCATTTCATCCGTAAAATAAACGCATCCGTATCCGGTTGCTTCCGTTCTAGCCAAGGAACCGCCGTAGGGTAAACCTTTTCCGGTCAAAACGCCGTTAAAAAGGCCGGTCAATTTTTTCCATTGGCCAAACATAAAACCTATTTCTCTTCCACCGACACCGATATCACCGGCAGGCACATCAGTGTCAGCACCAATGTGACGGAAAAGTTCGCTCATAAAACTCTGGCAGAATCTCATAACTTCAGAGTCAGATTTTCCTTTCGGGTCAAAATCCGATCCGCCTTTTCCGCCGCCCATCATAAGGCCAGTTAAAGAGTTCTTAAATATCTGTTCAAAACCTAAAAATTTGATTATTCCGATATAAACGGAAGGATGAAACCTTATGCCGCCTTTATATGGCCCGATAGCAGAGTTGAATTGGATCCTGAAACCTCTATTAACTTGGATTTTTCCTTTATCGTCCTGCCATGGAACTCTAAAAAATATCTGTCTTTCGGGTTCCACAATTCTTTCAAGAAGAGAAGCATCTTTAAATTCCGGATTCTTTTCTATAACAAGTTTAAGCGATTCTAAGACTTCAAATACTGCCTGGTGAAATTCAGGTTCGTTTGGATTGCGTTTCTTGACGGTTTCAAGAACACTTTGAATATAAGCATGACTAGTCATTTTTTTGCCTCCATTTTTTGGAGGCGTCCTCAAAAAGTTTGATACTTGGATAAACCTACAACCCTAAATATGTCCTTTTTTAAGCAGGAAAAACAATAAAGTTACGAGGTTATCAAGTGGACGCCTTTGTCTAAAAGTCTTTAAAAAACATTCTATGTTTCAAAAGACCGTTTATTACCTAAAAATATATATTTTACCGTTAGGTTGGACGTCATTGGCCAACTGAGAGGATATTCTAAAGCTTTGAGGACGCCATTGTCCGAGCTTTATTGAAGTTTGGTTATTTTAGTTAAATGCAATTAAATTGTCAAGGATTGACAATAAATATTGATTCTTAGTATAATGCACGGGCATTTTTTAAAGAAAAAAATGAGGTATTTCATGGCGAAAAGAGTTCATATGCGGGAGCGTTCGGCTGAAGAAAGAAAAAAGGATTTTCTTCAGGTTAACCTCGGCTATAACGAAAAAGAGGCGGTTGAAGAAGCAAAAAGGTGTTTGCAGTGCAAAAAGCCTTTTTGTGTTGAAGGCTGTCCCGTTGAAATAAATATACCCGGTTTTATAAAAGCTATAGCTGAAAAAAAGATGGAATCAGCAGTCAAAATAATGAAAGATAAAAATAATCTGCCTGCTGTCTGCGGAAGAGTTTGTCCTCAAGAGGTTCAGTGCGAGCAAAAGTGTATTATCGGAAAAAAAGGGGAACCGGTAGCAATCGGGAACTTGGAGCGGTATGTTGCCGACTGGGAAAAAGAACATATGTCCTCTCACAAAAAGATTTTTAAAAATGCCCCCAAAAACGGCATTAAGGTTGCGGTAATCGGTTCGGGCCCCGCGGGTTTAACCTGTGCCGGAGACCTTGCCCGGATGGGTTTTGACGTAACTGTTTTTGAATCTTTGCATAGTTCAGGCGGGGTTTTAAGGTACGGAATACCGGAATTTCGTCTTCCAAAGAAAGTCTTAGATTATGAAATTGAATATCTTAAAAACATCGGGGTAAACATTATTTTTAATTTTTTGATAGGCCGGACTAAAAGTATTGAAGATCTCTTTTCTGAAGGATTCAAGGCTATTTTTATAGGAACCGGCGCAGGGCTTCCATCATTTCTTAATGTTCCCGGCGAAAACTTAAACAATATTTATTCTTCAAATGAGTTTTTGGTAAGAGTTAATCTGATGGGATCTTACGAATTTCCGGAACAAGATACTCCAATATATGTTGGTAAAAATGTTGCGGTTATCGGCGGTGGAAACACTGCGATGGATTCCGCACGCACAGCTCTCAGGCTTGGCGCAGAAGAAGTAACTCTTGTATACAGAAGATCTGAAGCTGAGATGCCGGCACGAATTGATGAAATTAAACATGCAAAAGAAGAAGGCATAAAGTTTATGATTTTGACAAATCCGGTAAAATTTATTGGCGATAAAAAAGGGTTTGTTCAGACTATGGAATGCGTGAAAATGGAGTTGGGCGAACCGGATGAATCCGGAAGAAGAAGGCCGAAAATAATTCAGGGGTCAAATTTTAGTATGCCCGTGGATCTTGTTGTTTTGGCTGTGGGTTTGAGCCCGAACCCTCTTTTGGCTTCCTTGACAAAAGGGCTTGAAACGGACGAAGAGGGGCATCTAAAAGTTAATGAAAAACAAATGACGTCAATTTCCGGAGTTTTTGCCGGAGGAGATATAGTCGGCGGAGACACAGTAATACTTGCGATGGGCATGGGTAAGAAAGCCGCAAAAGAAATATCAAATTATCTTTTAAATAAAGAAGCCACCAGCCACCAGTAACCAGATACCGGTAACGACAAATCTCAAGGACAAACTACTAGTTACTAGCTAACAATAATAAAAAAAAATTTTTATGATTATGTTTTTAGATTTACTGGTCACTGGTTACTGATAACTGGTACCTGGTTTTTCATTGACTAACCCAAACTTATAAAGTATAATTAGCCACTGTCCAAAGCTTGAAAATTAATTCAAAATATTGCGTGATTCTTATTGTTTTTTTAACTCATTTCTCGTTTTTTCTTTGAAGCGGAATTTTGCTGTTTTGA is drawn from Elusimicrobiota bacterium and contains these coding sequences:
- the gltA gene encoding NADPH-dependent glutamate synthase gives rise to the protein MAKRVHMRERSAEERKKDFLQVNLGYNEKEAVEEAKRCLQCKKPFCVEGCPVEINIPGFIKAIAEKKMESAVKIMKDKNNLPAVCGRVCPQEVQCEQKCIIGKKGEPVAIGNLERYVADWEKEHMSSHKKIFKNAPKNGIKVAVIGSGPAGLTCAGDLARMGFDVTVFESLHSSGGVLRYGIPEFRLPKKVLDYEIEYLKNIGVNIIFNFLIGRTKSIEDLFSEGFKAIFIGTGAGLPSFLNVPGENLNNIYSSNEFLVRVNLMGSYEFPEQDTPIYVGKNVAVIGGGNTAMDSARTALRLGAEEVTLVYRRSEAEMPARIDEIKHAKEEGIKFMILTNPVKFIGDKKGFVQTMECVKMELGEPDESGRRRPKIIQGSNFSMPVDLVVLAVGLSPNPLLASLTKGLETDEEGHLKVNEKQMTSISGVFAGGDIVGGDTVILAMGMGKKAAKEISNYLLNKEATSHQ
- the gdhA gene encoding NADP-specific glutamate dehydrogenase codes for the protein MTSHAYIQSVLETVKKRNPNEPEFHQAVFEVLESLKLVIEKNPEFKDASLLERIVEPERQIFFRVPWQDDKGKIQVNRGFRIQFNSAIGPYKGGIRFHPSVYIGIIKFLGFEQIFKNSLTGLMMGGGKGGSDFDPKGKSDSEVMRFCQSFMSELFRHIGADTDVPAGDIGVGGREIGFMFGQWKKLTGLFNGVLTGKGLPYGGSLARTEATGYGCVYFTDEMLKDRGTTFEGKTVVISGSGNVAIYAHEKATQLGGKVVAMSDSNGYIYDKHGINLDTIKRLKEVERKRISEYAKEHKSAEYKEGDSSAIWNVKCDIALPCATQNELDEKGAETLIKNGCIAVAEGANMPSTPEAVKLFIKHKVSFGPGKAANAGGVATSGLEMAQNSQHLSWSFEEVDKRLKDIMVNIHSSAKEASEEYGTPGNLVNGANIAGFMKVAKAMMSQGVV